A stretch of the Thermofilum adornatum genome encodes the following:
- a CDS encoding acetyl ornithine aminotransferase family protein, with protein sequence MKPNIVVPPPGPKSMEIVKKDSELLMQSFARWYPLVVKRAYGVWVEDVDGNVYLDFNSGIAVTNVGHAHPKVVQAIKEQAEKYLHYSLTDFLYEEPVKLAEKLSKITPGAFPKKVFYTNSGTESIEAAIKTARGHFRGTRPYIIAFAGSFHGRTYGSLSLTSSKPVQRRHLGPLLPGVYHAPYPYCYRCPFKQRYPECNMWCVDFIEEWMLKKYVPPEEVAAVVIEPIAGEGGYIVPPPEFFKRLRELADKYGFLLIVDEVQSGMGRTGKWFAIEHFGVTPDIIAVAKGIASGLPLGAIIGKAEVMDLPPGSHASTFGGNPVSCAAALATIQVIEEEKLLENATRVGEYAMKRLREMQTEIPAIGDVRGKGLMIGAELVTEKGEPHIKLLQLTLDTAFKKGLLVIGAGQSTIRIAPPLTITQEQMETGLSILEESIKEAQRKL encoded by the coding sequence ATGAAGCCAAACATCGTGGTTCCCCCTCCGGGACCCAAATCAATGGAAATAGTCAAAAAAGACTCCGAGCTACTCATGCAGAGCTTTGCCAGGTGGTACCCCCTCGTCGTTAAACGTGCCTACGGCGTATGGGTAGAGGACGTTGATGGAAATGTTTACCTAGACTTCAACTCGGGCATAGCCGTAACAAATGTAGGCCATGCACACCCCAAAGTCGTCCAGGCAATAAAGGAGCAGGCAGAAAAGTATCTCCACTACTCGCTTACAGACTTCCTATACGAGGAGCCAGTAAAGCTTGCCGAAAAGTTGTCAAAGATAACGCCAGGAGCCTTCCCAAAGAAAGTCTTCTACACCAACAGCGGGACCGAGTCTATTGAAGCCGCAATAAAGACAGCTAGGGGACACTTCCGCGGGACACGGCCATACATCATAGCATTCGCTGGCTCCTTCCACGGGCGGACATACGGGTCACTCTCGCTGACCAGTAGCAAGCCTGTCCAGAGGAGGCACCTAGGACCCCTACTCCCAGGAGTATATCACGCCCCCTACCCCTACTGCTACCGTTGCCCCTTCAAACAGAGATACCCAGAATGCAACATGTGGTGCGTAGATTTCATCGAGGAATGGATGCTCAAGAAATACGTCCCGCCAGAAGAAGTAGCCGCAGTCGTCATAGAGCCAATTGCAGGCGAGGGAGGATACATTGTGCCCCCACCAGAATTCTTCAAGAGGCTCCGAGAGTTAGCAGACAAGTACGGCTTCCTACTCATAGTGGACGAGGTACAGAGCGGCATGGGTAGAACAGGTAAGTGGTTCGCGATAGAACACTTCGGCGTAACACCAGACATAATAGCAGTCGCCAAGGGAATAGCCAGCGGGCTACCCCTAGGAGCAATCATAGGAAAAGCAGAAGTAATGGACCTCCCGCCCGGCTCACACGCCTCAACGTTCGGCGGAAACCCAGTAAGCTGTGCAGCTGCACTGGCAACCATACAGGTAATTGAAGAAGAAAAACTACTCGAAAATGCCACACGGGTCGGAGAATACGCGATGAAGAGGCTTAGAGAAATGCAGACAGAGATACCCGCCATAGGAGACGTAAGAGGCAAAGGACTAATGATAGGCGCAGAACTCGTAACAGAGAAAGGAGAACCACACATAAAACTCCTACAGCTAACCCTCGACACGGCATTCAAAAAGGGACTGCTCGTCATAGGTGCAGGCCAAAGCACAATCAGAATAGCGCCACCACTCACAATCACACAAGAACAAATGGAGACAGGATTATCCATACTAGAAGAATCCATAAAAGAAGCACAAAGAAAACTCTAA
- a CDS encoding 2-oxoacid:acceptor oxidoreductase family protein: protein MDVTFDIIWLGRGGQGVVTAANLLAEASIRSGKYALSIPFFGAERRGAPVFAYNRISDGKILSRARVTRADLVAVLDPTLLETFRLEGFLKPGGKIVVNSGGRRLKLPSGVESYCLDAVSVAESLGLRLAGIVLVNMPMLGATARMYGGVEFMHLEEAVKDLIRSQVEKNVEAVKRGWENVGKCS from the coding sequence ATGGATGTAACATTTGACATTATATGGCTTGGGCGGGGTGGCCAAGGCGTTGTTACGGCGGCAAACCTGCTGGCAGAGGCGTCCATTAGGAGCGGCAAGTATGCACTCTCTATACCCTTCTTCGGTGCCGAGAGAAGAGGAGCCCCGGTCTTTGCATATAACAGGATTTCTGACGGCAAGATTCTTAGCAGGGCCCGTGTGACCCGGGCAGATCTCGTGGCTGTGCTTGACCCTACTCTTCTGGAGACTTTTAGGCTTGAAGGCTTTTTGAAGCCTGGAGGGAAAATAGTGGTGAATAGTGGGGGGAGAAGACTTAAATTGCCTAGCGGGGTAGAGTCTTACTGTCTTGACGCTGTCTCGGTTGCCGAGTCTCTTGGGCTTAGGCTCGCGGGCATAGTGCTTGTAAACATGCCTATGCTTGGTGCAACTGCAAGGATGTATGGCGGGGTAGAGTTTATGCATCTCGAAGAAGCCGTGAAAGACCTTATTAGGTCCCAGGTCGAAAAGAATGTTGAGGCTGTGAAGAGGGGTTGGGAGAATGTCGGGAAGTGCAGTTAA
- a CDS encoding 4Fe-4S binding protein: MSGSAVKLLARPTVGAVSAGSWRTERPVVDMSKCKLCGVCWLYCPDGVIEIDDEKKMLKIDYDYCKGCGICAQECPFKAISMVREG, encoded by the coding sequence ATGTCGGGAAGTGCAGTTAAGCTCTTGGCGAGGCCTACAGTTGGGGCTGTATCTGCGGGGTCCTGGCGAACCGAGAGACCGGTCGTCGACATGTCTAAGTGTAAGCTTTGCGGCGTTTGCTGGCTATACTGCCCTGACGGCGTAATAGAGATAGACGACGAAAAGAAGATGCTCAAGATAGACTACGACTACTGTAAGGGTTGTGGTATCTGTGCACAGGAGTGCCCGTTCAAGGCTATATCCATGGTGAGGGAGGGGTGA
- a CDS encoding transketolase C-terminal domain-containing protein, whose product MAGKERLLLTGNYAAAYAARDADVDVVSAYPITPQTTVIEKIADFIASGELNAKFVRVESEHSAMAALIGASSVGARTFTATSAHGLLYMYEVVWWASGARLPIVMGLVTRALGPPWSIWSEHADFYTMRDSGWNLFFASNAQEVYDLLLISYGVSENQEVILPSCVGWDAFEVSHTYEPVSVLGREEASRFLPPKGSFKPSLSSEEPGSLGNLAYPPEYLDIRHTMRQASDKVLGVFREAAVRYAKLTGRDYSGMYECYRCEDADTIIVGMGSIMGEAYRAVDNLRDEDMKVGALKLWVYRPFPYEELYKAVQNVDTIVTVSRSSVFGSMSPIGLDFASLIASRGLDAKIADYVAGVGGMDVYAEDFVGMVKDAHKNTGRNVWWVR is encoded by the coding sequence GTGGCTGGCAAGGAAAGACTCCTTTTGACTGGAAACTATGCCGCCGCATACGCCGCACGGGACGCAGACGTAGACGTGGTCTCGGCTTACCCCATAACTCCCCAGACGACTGTCATAGAAAAGATCGCCGACTTTATTGCCTCGGGAGAGCTAAACGCAAAGTTTGTACGTGTTGAGTCCGAACACAGCGCTATGGCTGCCCTCATAGGCGCATCCAGCGTGGGGGCAAGGACCTTTACAGCTACGAGCGCCCATGGCCTATTATACATGTATGAGGTGGTGTGGTGGGCGTCGGGCGCCAGGTTGCCCATAGTCATGGGGCTGGTTACACGTGCTCTTGGACCGCCCTGGAGCATATGGAGCGAACATGCAGATTTCTATACTATGAGGGATAGCGGGTGGAACCTGTTCTTCGCCTCAAACGCCCAGGAGGTATACGACCTGCTCTTGATTTCCTATGGGGTGTCCGAGAACCAGGAAGTGATCCTGCCCTCCTGTGTGGGTTGGGATGCGTTCGAGGTTAGTCACACGTATGAGCCTGTTTCCGTTCTAGGAAGAGAGGAAGCTTCGAGATTCCTGCCGCCGAAGGGGTCGTTTAAGCCGTCTTTGAGTAGCGAGGAGCCCGGGTCTCTTGGAAACCTCGCCTACCCGCCCGAGTACCTGGACATTAGGCATACCATGCGCCAGGCGTCTGACAAGGTTCTCGGGGTATTTAGGGAGGCGGCGGTAAGGTATGCGAAGCTTACGGGCCGCGACTACTCGGGGATGTATGAGTGTTACAGGTGTGAGGACGCAGATACAATAATCGTTGGCATGGGGTCCATTATGGGCGAAGCTTACAGGGCTGTTGACAATTTACGTGACGAGGACATGAAGGTTGGTGCTCTGAAGCTTTGGGTGTATAGGCCGTTCCCATATGAGGAGCTCTACAAGGCTGTCCAAAACGTGGATACAATAGTCACTGTGTCTAGGTCTTCTGTGTTTGGGAGCATGTCTCCGATCGGACTGGACTTTGCGTCCCTGATAGCGTCTAGGGGTCTAGACGCAAAGATAGCTGACTATGTGGCTGGCGTTGGCGGGATGGATGTTTATGCAGAGGACTTTGTTGGAATGGTTAAGGATGCTCACAAGAATACTGGTAGGAATGTTTGGTGGGTGAGATAG
- a CDS encoding 3-methyl-2-oxobutanoate dehydrogenase subunit beta: protein MSHRMFPKEEYILKGHAACPGCGATLLLRHVLKALGPNTYLVIPACCTSVIAGPHPRSAFKVPVLHIAFAASAAAASGMIEALDKLGKPANVVVWAGDGGTVDIGIQALSGAAERGHNIIYICYDNEAYMNTGIQKSGSTPYKAWTTTTPTGNVSFKKDVPSIMVSHRVPIVATINPAYPNDIYEKLRKAQGIKDGLKYIHAFSPCPPGWRYDSSLTVKIARLAVETGIWVLYEVDHGKFRLTGPSKNLLDKDKRKPVKEYLKLQGRFAHLREEDIEEIQRLVDAQWESIAKLLKEQE from the coding sequence ATGTCGCACAGGATGTTCCCGAAAGAGGAATACATACTCAAAGGGCACGCTGCCTGTCCAGGCTGTGGAGCCACGTTGCTACTTAGACATGTCTTGAAGGCTCTAGGGCCAAACACTTACCTCGTTATACCTGCCTGCTGTACGAGCGTGATTGCTGGCCCCCATCCAAGGTCGGCGTTTAAGGTTCCGGTTCTCCACATAGCCTTCGCGGCCAGCGCGGCTGCTGCCTCAGGCATGATTGAGGCACTCGACAAGCTTGGGAAGCCAGCGAACGTCGTGGTTTGGGCGGGAGATGGAGGCACTGTTGATATAGGCATCCAGGCTCTGAGTGGAGCGGCTGAGAGGGGCCACAACATAATATACATATGTTATGATAACGAGGCATACATGAACACGGGTATACAGAAGTCCGGCTCTACGCCGTACAAGGCCTGGACCACTACGACCCCAACGGGTAATGTAAGCTTTAAGAAGGATGTCCCGTCGATAATGGTTTCCCACAGGGTTCCCATTGTAGCGACGATTAACCCCGCATACCCAAACGATATCTACGAGAAGCTCAGAAAGGCGCAGGGCATAAAGGATGGTCTAAAATATATACATGCCTTCTCGCCATGCCCGCCGGGCTGGAGATACGACTCGAGCCTGACGGTAAAGATCGCACGTCTAGCCGTTGAGACGGGCATATGGGTTCTCTACGAGGTTGACCATGGAAAGTTCAGGCTTACGGGACCCAGCAAGAACCTATTAGACAAAGACAAGAGGAAACCTGTTAAAGAATATCTAAAGCTTCAGGGAAGGTTTGCACACCTGAGAGAGGAGGACATAGAGGAGATCCAGAGGCTCGTAGATGCACAGTGGGAGTCTATCGCCAAGCTGTTAAAAGAGCAAGAGTAG
- a CDS encoding DUF2070 family protein, producing MSTDNYEGFRSSYRWLIRLPKTLHLVVFAVIMATFSLALSWIMHISTLELTKSLVYALFPPAFLYLVNRRVFNFRRSLGVFLIYLVFLPIVILLGKSPVYGAVFEVLLGLLLAVAVYSVHLGALYSALNLVLICFLGFDTKLLYATLIFYVFSLIIFTIIDSRIRRIAGVSSLGFLEAFLRYILSGDHIDVEKYLEKISTERTLPIHIYSFHSRGQEIGRLVVSNVHPGPLRTLGSSTLPQLVKQCSKVPVLFLKAPVAHSENLATVEATSRVASAICGAQVQPRASSGWAGEYTTSLLRITVLGFGDIPRLAFLDPIVIMEDLPYRVSELSLEELGTVTVDNHNMIADGFLKIENEQEDEIAKIIAAVRTATENKITEGKIQAGFSSIDYTDNITIGPAGIACAAISIGGKRFLVASFDGNNMEPDFKARLVSRLGNMADTVIVTTTDTHIYTGLYQGRDYYPVGSVNPEQVLEKAVKCAQDALASLQEAEVGYTVLSVRDKFMDGEKLDKISVATRKNTRDGLLLVFLALAISVLLLLF from the coding sequence ATGTCCACTGACAATTATGAGGGCTTCAGGAGTAGCTACAGGTGGCTCATCAGGCTTCCAAAAACACTCCACCTAGTAGTCTTTGCAGTTATTATGGCGACTTTTTCCCTCGCTTTATCATGGATCATGCACATATCCACGCTCGAGCTTACAAAATCCCTTGTCTACGCATTGTTCCCTCCAGCGTTCCTCTATCTCGTGAACAGGAGGGTCTTTAATTTTAGGAGGAGCCTCGGCGTGTTCCTCATATATCTCGTTTTCCTGCCGATAGTAATCCTTCTCGGAAAGAGCCCGGTATATGGAGCGGTCTTCGAGGTTCTCCTAGGGCTACTACTAGCGGTAGCAGTTTACAGCGTCCATCTTGGGGCCCTATACTCAGCCCTCAACTTGGTACTCATATGCTTCTTAGGCTTCGACACCAAGCTACTCTATGCCACGCTTATTTTCTATGTCTTCTCACTCATAATCTTCACTATTATCGACAGCAGGATAAGGAGAATCGCTGGTGTGAGTAGCCTCGGCTTCCTCGAAGCCTTTCTCAGATACATCCTTTCAGGCGACCACATAGACGTAGAAAAGTACCTCGAAAAAATATCAACAGAGAGGACACTACCCATACACATCTACTCCTTCCACAGCCGTGGCCAGGAAATTGGCAGACTCGTCGTTTCAAACGTGCATCCTGGACCATTGAGGACACTTGGAAGTAGCACCCTACCCCAGCTTGTAAAACAGTGCTCAAAAGTTCCTGTATTATTCCTCAAGGCACCAGTTGCGCACTCCGAGAACCTAGCTACGGTTGAAGCTACAAGTCGGGTGGCCAGCGCAATATGCGGAGCACAGGTACAGCCACGTGCTAGCTCCGGGTGGGCTGGGGAATATACAACGAGCCTCCTTAGGATAACGGTCTTAGGATTCGGAGACATACCAAGACTAGCATTTTTAGACCCCATAGTTATAATGGAGGACCTCCCATACAGGGTCTCAGAGCTTTCGCTAGAAGAGCTAGGCACAGTCACAGTCGACAATCACAACATGATCGCAGACGGCTTCCTAAAGATTGAAAACGAACAAGAAGACGAGATAGCAAAAATAATAGCCGCCGTGAGGACCGCTACCGAGAACAAGATAACTGAGGGAAAGATACAGGCAGGCTTCTCGAGCATAGACTATACAGACAATATAACCATTGGACCCGCAGGCATAGCTTGCGCCGCAATAAGCATAGGAGGGAAAAGGTTCCTAGTGGCGTCCTTCGACGGTAACAATATGGAGCCCGACTTCAAGGCAAGGCTTGTGTCGAGGCTGGGCAACATGGCAGACACAGTCATAGTTACAACGACCGACACACACATCTATACTGGGCTCTACCAGGGCAGAGACTATTACCCCGTGGGATCCGTTAACCCAGAGCAAGTCCTAGAAAAAGCAGTGAAATGCGCCCAGGACGCGTTGGCCAGCCTCCAGGAGGCAGAGGTCGGCTACACTGTCCTGTCAGTAAGGGACAAGTTCATGGACGGCGAAAAACTAGACAAGATATCAGTTGCTACAAGGAAAAACACAAGGGACGGCTTGCTACTTGTCTTCCTGGCCCTAGCTATATCGGTTCTACTCTTGCTCTTTTAA